A stretch of the Vitis riparia cultivar Riparia Gloire de Montpellier isolate 1030 chromosome 13, EGFV_Vit.rip_1.0, whole genome shotgun sequence genome encodes the following:
- the LOC117928723 gene encoding serine/threonine-protein kinase PCRK1, protein MTCFPFHKGEKNDEPKATKSTSVRSSTSISMSTDHEVRRSGSEFNSQNASDISTESSTKTSFTSLQQRPSNLKVFTFSELKTATKNFSRSLMIGEGGFGVVYRGVIRSTEDPHKKIDIAVKQLSRGGFQGHKEWVTEVNVLGVVEHENLVKLVGYCAEDDERGIQRLLIYEYMPNSSVQDHLTNRFQTPLSWSTRLRIAQDAARGLAYLHEGMEFQIIFRDFKSSNILLDEQWNAKLSDFGLARLGPSDGLSHVSTAVVGTLGYAAPEYIQTGRLTAKSDVWSYGVFLYELITGRRPLDRNRPKNEQKLLEWIRPHLSDVKKFQLILDPRLEGKYTLKSAQKLAAVANKCLVRQIKTRPKMSEILDMVNRIVEAAETGSPQPPIKSSTPRDAPEESKRKRLKTMFVDPIIGENRRLVWQKWRPKLVRTS, encoded by the exons ATGACGTGTTTTCCTTTTCATAAGGGAGAGAAAAATGATGAACCCAAGGCTACAAAGTCTACTTCGGTGCGTTCTTCCACTTCCATTTCCATGTCCACTGATCATGAGGTGAGGAGATCTGGGTCTGAATTCAATTCTCAAAATGCATCAGACATCAGCACTGAATCCTCTACGAAGACCTCATTTACTAGTTTGCAACAAAGACCCAGCAATCTCAAAGTATTCACCTTCTCTGAGCTAAAGACAGCTACAAAGAATTTCAGCCGCTCTCTTATGATTGGTGAGGGTGGATTTGGTGTTGTATATAGGGGTGTGATTCGAAGTACAGAGGATCCACATAAGAAAATTGATATTGCTGTAAAGCAACTAAGTAGAGGAGGGTTTCAG GGGCATAAGGAGTGGGTGACAGAAGTAAATGTTTTGGGGGTTGTTGAACATGAAAATCTTGTCAAGTTAGTGGGCTATTGTGCTGAGGATGATGAAAGAGGGATCCAACGACTGCTGATATATGAATATATGCCCAATAGTAGCGTGCAGGATCACTTAACAAATCGATTTCAAACACCTCTTTCATGGTCCACAAGACTGAGAATAGCCCAAGATGCTGCTCGTGGCTTAGCATACCTCCATGAAGGAATGGAATTTCAG ATTATCTTTAGAGATTTCAAATCTTCGAATATTCTCTTGGATGAGCAGTGGAATGCAAAGTTGTCTGACTTTGGATTGGCCAGGCTGGGGCCTTCTGACGGACTAAGTCATGTATCAACAGCG GTTGTAGGAACCCTTGGATATGCAGCTCCTGAATACATCCAAACTGGGCGGCTCACAGCCAAAAGTGATGTGTGGAGCTATGGAGTCTTTCTCTATGAGCTCATCACTGGTAGGCGGCCTTTGGACAGAAACCGCCCCAAGAATGAGCAAAAACTATTGGAGTGGATCAGGCCACACCTCTCTGATGTAAAGAAGTTCCAGCTGATTTTGGACCCTAGGCTCGAAGGAAAATACACCCTTAAGTCTGCCCAGAAACTAGCAGCAGTAGCCAACAAGTGCTTGGTGAGACAAATAAAAACACGCCCCAAAATGAGTGAAATCTTAGACATGGTGAATCGGATTGTGGAGGCAGCGGAAACTGGGAGCCCTCAACCTCCCATAAAGAGTTCTACTCCAAGAGATGCTCCTGAGGAATCCAAGAGAAAAAGACTGAAGACAATGTTTGTGGATCCAATAATAGGAGAAAACAGGAGATTGGTTTGGCAAAAATGGAGACCTAAGCTGGTGAGGACTTCCTGA